A stretch of the Fusarium musae strain F31 chromosome 2, whole genome shotgun sequence genome encodes the following:
- a CDS encoding hypothetical protein (EggNog:ENOG41), which translates to MSELPVRKWYHWYSPTDTPEEKKLILKLDLLLVPYAFVLYWVKYVDQTNINNAYVSGMAQDLGFHGNELVQFQTIFVVGNVVGLLPFIYLFPRWGIFTLLQYRATSYAEIMAYRFLVSIFEASYFPGVHFVLGSWYRSDEIGRRGGLFYIGLTLGTMTAGLLQGAATQYLDGHNGLAGWRWNFIINAIITLPLAFVGYFLWPGTPGKPNRLVMKKSEIALAKERLERNGSNVRSTPFSWTLLHRIFTSWQFYILVFWDILFFNTSANTAAFLLWIKSLDRYNTTKVNQLGSISPALGIFFVLFINFSADLWIGRPAAITLASVINFTGLVILAIWNVPEAAKWYAYSVGYSAVAVSSVLYGWANTILRHNNEERALTLILMTAIATSTQAWIPLLVYPTVEAPRFPKGYVYSAVMVVLLVAMTQVIRIVYGSHGEKVRARRGSLSETSEEGDIQAPHGLSIGKDAGKHIQPSTVAV; encoded by the exons ATGTCTGAACTACCTGTGAGAAAATGGTACCACTGGTACTCACCAACCGACACGCCCgaggaaaagaagcttatCTTGAAGCTTGATCTTCTACTTGTCCCTTATGCATTTGTTCTTTACTGGGTCAAATATGTCGACCAAACCAACATCA ATAATGCCTACGTCTCAGGAATGGCACAAGACCTTGGTTTTCACGGCAACGAATTAGTCCAGTTCCAGACGATCTTCGTCGTTGGAAACGTCGTCGGTCTTTTACCCTTCATCTATCTCTTCCCTC GATGGGGCATCTTTACCCTCCTTCAGTACCGCGCCACGAGCTATGCAGAGATAATGGCCTATCGCTTCTTGGTCTCCATCTTTGAAGCATCATACTTCCCTGGCGTCCATTTCGTGCTCGGCAGCTGGTACAGATCAGATGAGATTGGCAGAAGAGGCGGGTTGTTTTACATCGGCCTTACTCTTGGGACTATGACCGCTGGTCTTCTCCAAGGTGCTGCGACGCAGTACCTCGACGGGCATAATGGCCTTGCAGGCTGGAGATGgaacttcatcatcaacgcaaTCATCACATTGCCTCTAGCTTTTGTGGGTTACTTCCTCTGGCCCGGAACACCTGGTAAGCCGAATCGCTTGGTCATGAAGAAGTCTGAGATCGCCCTCGCAAAAGAACGTCTCGAACGCAATGGGTCAAATGTCAGAAGTACACCTTTTTCATGGACCTTACTCCACCGCATCTTCACGAGTTGGCAGTTCTACATCCTCGTGTTCTGGGATATTTTATTCTTCAACACTAGCGCCAACACAGCTGCGTTCCTCCTCTGGATCAAGAGCTTAGATCGCTACAACACTACCAAAGTAAACCAACTAGGATCAATCAGTCCTGCTCTGGGAATCTTCttcgttctcttcatcaacttcagcGCCGACTTATGGATCGGAAGACCTGCTGCTATCACACTTGCATCGGTGATCAACTTCACTGGCCTTGTCATCCTAGCAATATGGAACGTCCCCGAGGCAGCAAAGTGGTATGCTTACAGCGTCGGCTACTCCGCCGTCGCAGTGTCATCTGTCCTTTATGGCTGGGCGAATACCATTCTTCGACATAACAACGAGGAGCGAGCTTTGACGCTTATTCTGATGACGGCTATCGCGACTTCGACTCAAGCTTGGATACCACTTCTTGTGTACCCTACTGTCGAAGCACCTCGTTTCCCAAAGGGTTATGTGTACTCAGCGGTCATGGTTGTTCTTCTCGTGGCGATGACTCAGGTCATTCGTATTGTTTATGGTAGTCATGG GGAAAAGGTACGCGCCCGACGGGGTAGTCTGAGTGAAACAAGCGAGGAGGGTGATATTCAAGCACCTCATGGACTTAGCATTGGCAAGGATGCTGGGAAGCATATTCAACCCTCCACGGTGGCAGTGTAG
- a CDS encoding hypothetical protein (EggNog:ENOG41) produces MRFSLQSLSLFALSSQAGLALAGHCKPSPTTTAAATTTTSIPEGTPINAILSDGSVVNTYLDNVYLSDQGDTPATFILEPSTGRLTTYISGTKLYLQTVIPLGPQLSFQFDTYQNIVNNQYRYFVKCAVVAGFLSCESESGPTPIYWHIESNNIFYGNENTLTGVTTAQFKFQ; encoded by the coding sequence ATGCGTTTCTCACTTCAGAGTCTGTCCCTTTTCGCGCTCTCATCCCAGGCAGGCCTCGCCCTCGCGGGACACTGCAAACCATCGCCCACTACAACAGCCGCtgcaaccaccaccacctccatcCCCGAAGGAACCcccatcaacgccatcctCTCCGATGGGAGCGTAGTAAACACCTATCTCGACAATGTCTACCTCAGCGATCAAGGAGACACCCCCGCAACCTTCATCCTCGAGCCATCGACCGGTCGCCTCACCACGTACATTAGTGGCACCAAACTTTACCTGCAAACCGTCATCCCGCTTGGCCCTCAACTCTCGTTTCAGTTCGATACCTATCAGAATATTGTCAACAACCAGTACCGGTACTTTGTCAAGTGCGCGGTCGTCGCGGGCTTTCTGTCGTGCGAGTCTGAGAGTGGTCCGACGCCTATTTATTGGCACATTGAGAGCAACAACATTTTCTATGGCAATGAGAACACGCTCACTGGTGTTACTACTGCCCAGTTCAAATTCCAGTAG